A window of Streptomyces sp. Je 1-332 genomic DNA:
AGGCCCTGGGTCACGGCCATCGACAGGGCCCGGGACTCCGCCCCGTCCTCGTCGGTCGCCTCCCGCCACAGCACGGCGAGCCGCTCCCCGAGCCGTTCCTGGCGCCGACGCGCCCGATGCCAGTCCATGGCGAGATTGGAGGCGACGACCGCCGCCCACGCCGACACGTCACGCGGCGCCTCGCGCCCGTCCGCCGCGCGCTCCAGGAGCTTGAGCCTGACCTGCTGGACGCCGTCGGGCAGATCGGCGTGCGGCACTCCACCGAGCGCGAGCACCGCCCGCACCCGGTCCTCCTGGACAGCGTCAAGCGGATCGGCCCCCTCGTGCCGGTTCCGCCGGCTCCGCCGGTCCCGTCGCGTTTTTCCGCGCAGCAAGACACCCTCCCGTCCCCACGTTTCCCCTAGGACGCCGGGGGCGCCGGAAACGTTCGGCCCACGTCCACGGGAATGTGACATCCCGAACTTCGGACAATGGATTGGACAAGGCGGCCGTGGACAGACGCATGATGGAACGCACAGGCCAACGCCTATGCCCATGCACATACGGAGGACATCCCTGTGAAGGTCGGAATCGTCGGAGCCA
This region includes:
- a CDS encoding sigma-70 family RNA polymerase sigma factor, producing MLRGKTRRDRRSRRNRHEGADPLDAVQEDRVRAVLALGGVPHADLPDGVQQVRLKLLERAADGREAPRDVSAWAAVVASNLAMDWHRARRRQERLGERLAVLWREATDEDGAESRALSMAVTQGLDALPDPQRQVVVLRFYADLSVRAIADELGIPEGTVKSRLHTAVRVLRTRLHEGEVV